A window of Malania oleifera isolate guangnan ecotype guangnan chromosome 5, ASM2987363v1, whole genome shotgun sequence contains these coding sequences:
- the LOC131155865 gene encoding uncharacterized protein LOC131155865 encodes MEAYVDDMLVKSMEAGQHCKDLRETFELLRRYHMRLNPTKCVFGVSAGKFLGFMVTHRGIEANPDKIRALLEMEAPRTKKEIQRPESSGRMTRWSIELSEFDIQYQLRPAVKAQVLANFTAKRLPESSTKSEEWTLHVDGSSNAAGGGAGFILSDLEGNETLFALKLEFTATNNEAEYEALLAGLRLLVVEQLKGEFEARDPRMKKYLSKAREYIEAFVQFDIEHVPRAENKKADALAKLASATGSEWKDTIYLERIGKPSYEEDRINSVASVFSKDDWRASLFLYLQDGSLPEDNKEAQKVRRKVARYTLMGRELYRRSLTLPYLRCLS; translated from the exons ATGGAAGCTTACGTAGACGATATGTTGGTGAAGAGCAtggaagcagggcaacattgtaaagatCTGAGGGAAACGTTCGAGCTCCTCCGCCGGTACCACATGAGGTTGAATCCCACGAAGTGCGTGTTCGGCGTTTCTGCAGGTAAATtcctgggctttatggtgactcacAGAGGTATAGAAGCCAATCCAGATAAAATACGAGCGCTGCTGGAGATGGAAGCTCCAAGGAcaaaaaaggagatacaa cgACCGGAGAGTTCGGGAAGAATGACGAGGTGGTcgatagaattaagtgaattcgaCATACAGTATCAACTGAGGCCCGCGGTCAAGGCTCAGGTACTTGCGAATTTTACAGCAAAAAGGCTCCCCGAGTCATCCACCAAGTCGGAGGAGTGGACATTGCACGTTGATGGGTCCTCTAATGCTGCTGGAGGGGGAGCCGGATTCATACTTTCTGACCTGGAAGGCAATGAAACTCTCTTCGCCCTAAAACTGGAGTTCACAGCAACCAACAACGAGGCGGAGTACGAAGCCCTTTTAGCCGGCCTGCGACTG ctggtggtagagcaacTCAAAGGAGAATTCGAAgctagggatccaagaatgaagaaatatctctcCAAGGCAAGAGAGTACATAGAGGCATTCGTCCAGTTCGACATAGAACACGTACCGAGAGCAGAGAATAAAAAGGCGGACGCACTCGCGAAGTTAGCCTCAGCAACCGGTTCGGAATGGAAAGACACTATCTATCTTGAACGCATAGGGAAACCCTCGTACGAGGAGGACAGAATCAACTCAGTGGCGTCCGTATTCAGCAAGGACGATTGGAGAGCGTCCTTATTCCTATACCTCCAGGACGGATCCTTACCAGAAGATAATAAGGAGGCTCAAAAGGTGAGGAGGAAAGTGGCAAGATATACGTTGATGGGCCGGGAGCTCTACAGGCGATCCCTGACATTGCCCTACCTTCGATGTTTAAGTTAA